From a region of the Phaseolus vulgaris cultivar G19833 chromosome 6, P. vulgaris v2.0, whole genome shotgun sequence genome:
- the LOC137832661 gene encoding transcription factor MYB102-like — translation MGRAPCCEKNGLKKGPWTTEEDQKLVDYIQKHGCGNWRTLPKNAGLQRCGKSCRLRWTNYLRPDIKRGRFSFEEEETIIQLHSILGNKWSAIASRLPGRTDNEIKNYWNTHIRKRLLRMGIDPVTHSPRLDLLDISSILNASFYGSSQMLLGMQQSMVNPELLRLASSLFSSSHQHKDLDVCVPKGQQNQVCDPQVQNHVPHLVQFQDPVQEVPACVSLPLSQPQLVEPHNVDPYPSSTFSDFTYQQHSHDDQIISDWHKDGVALSTLTDDYVPQLSSYNYYSSDDLMYPPFSQPSTFHSNNSNQNFSFASVLSTPSSSPTPLNSNSTIINGSNTEDERDQSYGSSSMLKFEIPDILDVNEFM, via the exons ATGGGAAGAGCACCTTGTTGTGAAAAGAATGGCCTCAAGAAAGGACCATGGACAACTGAGGAGGATCAGAAACTCGTTGATTACATTCAGAAACATGGATGTGGGAATTGGAGGACACTCCCAAAGAATGCTG GGTTGCAGAGATGTGGAAAGAGTTGCCGTCTTCGTTGGACAAACTATCTCCGACCAGACATAAAGCGAGGTCGGTTTTCATTTGAAGAGGAAGAGACAATAATTCAGCTCCATAGCATTCTTGGCAACAA GTGGTCTGCGATTGCTTCTCGTTTACCAGGAAGAACAGACAACGAAATCAAGAACTACTGGAACACACACATTAGAAAGAGGCTTTTGAGGATGGGAATTGACCCTGTGACACACAGTCCTCGACTTGATCTATTGGACATCTCTTCCATTCTAAACGCATCTTTCTATGGTTCATCACAAATGCTCCTTGGCATGCAGCAGTCTATGGTGAACCCCGAGCTTTTAAGGTTGGCTTCTTCGCTCTTCTCCTCCTCACACCAACACAAAGACCTTGACGTGTGTGTTCCAAAGGGTCAACAAAACCAGGTTTGCGATCCACAAGTTCAGAATCATGTTCCACACTTGGTACAATTTCAAGATCCAGTTCAAGAGGTGCCTGCATGTGTTTCATTGCCTCTCTCTCAGCCACAGTTAGTTGAGCCCCATAATGTGGACCCATATCCATCATCAACTTTCTCAGACTTCACTTACCAACAACATTCTCATGATGATCAGATAATTAGTGATTGGCACAAAGATGGGGTTGCTTTAAGCACTTTAACAGATGATTATGTCCCTCAGTTATCAAGCTATAATTATTATAGTTCCGATGATCTCATGTATCCTCCATTCTCCCAACCTTCAACTTTCCATTCCAATAACAGCAATCAGAACTTCAGCTTCGCTTCAGTTCTATCCACACCTTCGTCAAGCCCCACACCGTTGAATTCAAACTCCACGATAATCAATGGGAGCAACACAGAAGACGAGAGAGATCAAAGCTATGGCAGTAGCAGCATGTTGAAATTTGAAATCCCAGATATTTTAGATGTGAATGAGTTCATGTAA